Proteins encoded in a region of the Prochlorothrix hollandica PCC 9006 = CALU 1027 genome:
- a CDS encoding cell division protein SepF, with product MSIFTKLRDFVGLNDPVDYEYDYDQTEGEEYQALYQEEASTQPVEDDNRARRRMRERTSIGTTTGTSLGSTTMSNVIGMPGAMSGQTEVMVMEPRSFEEMPQAIQALRERKFVVLNLTMMDPDQAQRAVDFVAGGTYAIDGHQERVGESIFLFTPNCVQVISQSGATTTAPQPQPQVRPTRPAAPTPAWATEQARAAGQ from the coding sequence GTGTCGATTTTTACGAAGCTACGCGACTTTGTTGGCTTAAACGATCCAGTGGACTACGAGTATGATTACGACCAGACGGAGGGGGAAGAGTATCAAGCTCTGTACCAAGAGGAAGCCTCGACCCAGCCCGTGGAAGATGACAATCGTGCTCGCCGTCGTATGAGAGAGCGCACTAGCATTGGCACAACAACTGGAACAAGTTTAGGTAGTACAACCATGAGTAATGTCATCGGGATGCCTGGGGCAATGAGTGGCCAAACGGAAGTGATGGTGATGGAGCCTCGCTCCTTTGAGGAAATGCCCCAGGCGATTCAAGCGCTGCGGGAGCGGAAGTTTGTGGTACTGAACCTGACCATGATGGATCCGGATCAAGCCCAGCGGGCCGTGGATTTTGTGGCCGGTGGTACCTATGCCATTGATGGTCACCAGGAACGGGTGGGCGAAAGCATTTTCCTGTTTACCCCCAACTGTGTCCAGGTGATCAGTCAGTCGGGCGCAACGACCACCGCCCCCCAACCCCAGCCCCAGGTGCGGCCCACCCGCCCCGCTGCCCCCACTCCGGCTTGGGCAACGGAACAAGCCCGCGCTGCGGGTCAGTAG
- the proC gene encoding pyrroline-5-carboxylate reductase encodes MAEAMVSRLIAANVYAPTAVWVSDPQAQRRDWLTQQYGVVTQADNGTVAQAEILVLAVKPQALGAVLPTLQLAPPATPLVLSILAGVPLVRLETALPQCPVIRVMPNTPAIVGAGISAIAPGSQVQPHHLAQAQAILGAIGRVVEVPESLMDAVTGLSGSGPAYVALMVEALTDGGVAMGLPRAIAQQLALETVRGTAELMVQQDLHPALLKDRVTSPGGTTIAGIGALERSGFRSALMEAVAAATLRSQALGRDG; translated from the coding sequence ATGGCTGAAGCCATGGTCTCTCGCCTCATTGCTGCCAACGTCTATGCTCCGACAGCGGTGTGGGTCAGTGATCCCCAGGCCCAACGGCGGGATTGGCTGACCCAACAGTATGGGGTTGTCACCCAGGCTGATAATGGGACGGTTGCCCAGGCTGAGATCCTGGTGCTGGCGGTGAAGCCCCAAGCCTTAGGGGCGGTGTTGCCCACGCTTCAGCTTGCCCCCCCAGCGACCCCCCTGGTGCTGTCGATTTTGGCGGGGGTGCCCTTGGTGCGGCTGGAAACCGCCCTGCCCCAGTGTCCGGTGATTCGGGTCATGCCCAATACGCCAGCGATCGTGGGGGCAGGTATCAGCGCGATCGCCCCCGGATCCCAGGTACAGCCCCACCATTTAGCCCAAGCCCAGGCCATTTTGGGGGCGATCGGCAGGGTCGTAGAAGTGCCAGAATCGTTGATGGATGCGGTAACTGGGCTGTCGGGTTCGGGTCCGGCCTATGTGGCGCTGATGGTGGAAGCCCTCACCGATGGGGGGGTGGCCATGGGCTTGCCCCGGGCCATTGCCCAACAGTTGGCCCTAGAAACGGTGCGGGGCACGGCGGAACTGATGGTGCAGCAGGATCTACACCCCGCCTTGCTCAAGGATCGGGTCACGAGTCCGGGGGGAACCACCATTGCGGGCATCGGAGCGTTGGAGCGATCGGGGTTTCGATCTGCCTTGATGGAAGCTGTGGCAGCGGCCACCTTACGCTCCCAAGCCTTGGGGCGCGATGGTTAA
- a CDS encoding YggS family pyridoxal phosphate-dependent enzyme, with product MVHSDGLSPVPLLTADASQRLQHIRQICQGIPPGVRVMAVTKTVPADQVRLAYGAGIRDFGENRIQEALPKQEELQDLKDVTWHFIGRLQSNKVRKAIEQFDWIHTVDSLKLAERLHRIAQELGRSPQVSLQVKLRPDDTKGGWPLPDLVQVLPQLQHYDHLRIGGIMVIPPRALSPGETLTLFQEAHRLFQDLQRDFPPATGSPFQWQHLSLGMSNDYPLALESGTTLVRLGSLLFGDRRPQA from the coding sequence ATGGTTCATTCTGATGGTCTCTCCCCGGTTCCCCTGCTTACCGCTGATGCTAGCCAACGGCTACAGCACATCCGGCAAATTTGCCAGGGGATCCCCCCTGGGGTGCGGGTCATGGCCGTGACCAAAACCGTACCGGCGGATCAAGTGCGCCTTGCCTATGGGGCGGGCATTCGGGATTTTGGGGAAAATCGCATTCAGGAAGCTCTCCCAAAGCAGGAGGAACTTCAGGATCTAAAGGATGTCACCTGGCATTTCATTGGTCGGCTCCAGAGCAACAAAGTCCGCAAGGCGATCGAACAGTTTGATTGGATCCACACCGTCGATAGCTTGAAGTTAGCGGAACGGCTGCACCGCATTGCCCAGGAGTTGGGGCGATCGCCCCAGGTTTCCCTTCAGGTCAAATTGCGCCCCGATGACACCAAAGGGGGCTGGCCCCTGCCCGATCTAGTGCAGGTATTGCCCCAATTGCAACACTATGACCACCTCCGCATCGGCGGCATCATGGTCATCCCCCCCCGCGCCTTGTCCCCCGGCGAAACCTTAACCCTATTTCAAGAAGCCCACCGCCTCTTCCAGGATCTACAGCGAGATTTCCCCCCCGCCACCGGTTCCCCCTTCCAGTGGCAGCATCTCTCCCTGGGGATGTCCAATGACTATCCCCTGGCCCTGGAGTCCGGAACCACCCTCGTGCGTCTGGGAAGTCTTCTGTTTGGCGATCGTCGCCCCCAGGCTTGA
- the rsmD gene encoding 16S rRNA (guanine(966)-N(2))-methyltransferase RsmD — protein sequence MTLRIIGNRALKTLPGETTRPTAARVREALFNIWQGDVDGKRWLDLCGGSGSMGAEALCRGAVDVVAVEQWGKACALIQENWQGLAQPQQRIQVVRGQVPGILKTLVGREFDCIYFDPPYASECYGPTLAAIAQHHLLAPQGQLAVEHHPQRSLPPCPPLTLHRTKVYGNTALSFFYQP from the coding sequence ATGACCCTACGCATTATTGGTAACCGTGCTTTGAAAACCCTCCCCGGTGAGACCACCCGACCGACAGCGGCCCGGGTGCGGGAGGCACTGTTTAATATTTGGCAGGGGGACGTTGACGGGAAGCGCTGGCTGGATCTGTGTGGGGGGAGCGGATCCATGGGAGCAGAAGCCCTGTGTCGGGGGGCGGTGGACGTGGTGGCCGTGGAGCAGTGGGGCAAAGCCTGTGCCCTGATCCAAGAGAACTGGCAAGGGCTGGCCCAACCGCAGCAGCGGATCCAAGTGGTGCGGGGCCAGGTGCCGGGGATCCTGAAAACCTTGGTGGGCCGGGAATTTGATTGCATTTATTTTGATCCTCCCTATGCCAGTGAGTGCTATGGGCCAACCTTGGCGGCGATCGCCCAGCATCACCTCTTAGCGCCCCAGGGACAGTTAGCGGTGGAACATCACCCCCAGCGATCGCTGCCCCCCTGTCCCCCCTTAACTCTCCATCGCACCAAGGTTTACGGTAATACAGCCCTCTCGTTTTTCTATCAACCTTGA
- a CDS encoding Uma2 family endonuclease, with protein sequence MLITDQQPHPLLPLPEPEELICSDDTPVDNEDQNLLPNLLLTTLLRLWADRHDWFFGVDMGIFHTTGTNPNIPVVPDGFLSLGVDRRKEGNSRRSYVVWKEEGVVPAFVLEMVSYTARNEYQDKLEIYRQLGVLYCAVYNPEFWQRDNHDPFEVYRLENDRYVRQPGEPVWMPEIGLGLGRYRYECWGLEQELLMWFDPDGNIHGIPEVTREELLREQRRTERERQRAEQELQRADELERALDAERRRADAAEEQTQRLADYLRSLGVDPDHLPSSDDRH encoded by the coding sequence ATGCTCATCACCGACCAACAGCCCCATCCACTTCTGCCTCTCCCCGAACCTGAGGAACTGATCTGTTCCGACGATACCCCTGTGGATAACGAAGACCAAAACCTGCTGCCTAATCTGCTGCTCACCACCCTGCTACGCCTCTGGGCAGACCGACACGACTGGTTCTTTGGCGTGGATATGGGGATTTTTCATACCACGGGCACTAATCCCAACATTCCCGTGGTCCCCGATGGCTTTCTCAGCCTAGGGGTTGACCGCAGAAAAGAGGGCAATTCGCGGCGCAGCTATGTGGTCTGGAAGGAAGAGGGGGTGGTACCCGCTTTTGTCCTGGAGATGGTCTCCTACACGGCCCGCAATGAATACCAAGACAAGCTAGAGATTTATCGCCAGTTGGGGGTGCTCTATTGTGCGGTCTATAACCCAGAGTTTTGGCAGCGGGATAACCATGACCCGTTTGAGGTCTATCGCTTAGAGAACGATCGCTATGTGCGTCAACCGGGGGAGCCGGTGTGGATGCCGGAGATTGGTCTGGGCCTGGGCCGCTACCGCTATGAATGCTGGGGTCTTGAGCAGGAACTGTTGATGTGGTTTGACCCGGATGGCAACATCCATGGCATTCCCGAAGTGACGCGGGAGGAGTTGCTGCGGGAACAACGACGGACCGAGCGGGAACGGCAACGGGCTGAGCAGGAACTGCAACGGGCTGATGAGTTAGAACGGGCGCTTGATGCGGAACGACGACGGGCTGATGCTGCGGAAGAACAAACACAACGACTCGCCGACTATCTCCGTTCACTGGGAGTAGACCCTGATCATCTGCCTTCATCGGACGATCGCCATTAA
- the pipX gene encoding transcriptional coactivator PipX, translating into MSAEVYLNHPTFGLLFRICELEAAHELFATLYAQRLFFLVTPTSAGTVFEPVSRSDARLMVEHRLHNLRRKGSLQAYGQLQVAHKQTFS; encoded by the coding sequence ATGAGTGCTGAAGTTTACCTGAATCACCCCACATTTGGTCTTCTCTTTCGGATTTGTGAACTGGAAGCCGCCCACGAATTATTTGCCACCCTCTATGCCCAGCGGCTGTTTTTTCTCGTGACCCCCACCAGCGCAGGCACTGTGTTTGAGCCGGTCAGTCGTAGTGATGCCCGGTTAATGGTGGAGCATCGCCTCCATAACCTGCGGCGTAAAGGGTCATTGCAAGCCTATGGTCAGCTTCAGGTCGCCCATAAACAAACCTTTTCCTGA
- the gshA gene encoding glutamate--cysteine ligase, which translates to MLLCKGFEVEMYTGTPQGEIVGLSDKIVAALDRFMREPDSRNVEYTTAPLCSYDRLLCDLVRPRQQLRQYLTSLGDYTLIPGSTLALGGGDRFYRSDPLNPYHTYIEQTYGTSVVTASIHINIGLNDPEQLLRACRLIRLEAPLFLALSASSPFLDGQVTGAHSTRWHLFPQTPRQVPLFASHGHYVAWVEEQLRLGTMQNVRHLWNSVRPNGDRRPYKVNRLELRICDLVTDPLALLAITALLEARIWQVLEQPGLDPLELSQLPAATRRQDLLDLTLANEKAAAQFSLEAPLRHWQDGRSILAKDWIQELYQDLWPIAKAKGFSCFLSPLQKILREGNTAQQWLRQVDQGRSPQAILQQAIVALAEEEVELEDKLCQPLGV; encoded by the coding sequence GTGCTGTTGTGTAAAGGATTTGAGGTTGAAATGTATACCGGAACCCCCCAGGGCGAGATTGTGGGGTTATCGGACAAAATTGTGGCGGCCCTCGATCGCTTCATGCGGGAACCCGATAGTCGCAATGTGGAGTACACCACGGCTCCCCTCTGTTCCTACGATCGCCTGCTGTGCGATTTGGTGCGGCCCCGCCAACAATTGCGCCAGTATTTAACCAGCCTGGGGGACTATACCCTGATTCCTGGCAGTACCTTGGCCCTGGGGGGGGGCGATCGCTTTTACCGCTCTGATCCCCTGAACCCGTACCACACCTATATTGAACAAACCTACGGCACCAGCGTTGTCACCGCCAGCATCCACATCAACATCGGTCTCAATGACCCTGAGCAATTGCTGCGGGCTTGTCGCCTGATTCGCCTGGAAGCCCCCCTCTTTTTGGCCCTTAGTGCCTCTTCTCCCTTTTTAGATGGCCAGGTGACCGGTGCCCATTCCACCCGCTGGCACCTCTTTCCCCAAACCCCCCGCCAGGTGCCCCTCTTTGCAAGCCATGGCCATTATGTGGCCTGGGTGGAGGAGCAACTGCGGTTGGGCACCATGCAAAATGTGCGGCATCTCTGGAATTCTGTGCGGCCCAACGGCGATCGTCGCCCCTATAAGGTCAATCGCCTGGAACTGCGCATCTGTGATCTGGTGACGGATCCCCTCGCCCTGTTGGCCATTACGGCTCTGTTGGAGGCTCGCATTTGGCAGGTGCTGGAACAACCAGGTTTGGATCCCTTGGAACTGAGCCAGTTACCCGCTGCCACCCGCCGCCAAGACTTGCTGGATCTAACGTTGGCCAATGAAAAGGCAGCGGCGCAGTTCAGCCTAGAGGCTCCTCTGCGCCATTGGCAGGACGGGCGATCGATCCTGGCTAAAGATTGGATTCAGGAGCTATATCAAGACCTGTGGCCGATCGCCAAGGCCAAGGGCTTTAGCTGTTTTCTGTCACCCCTCCAGAAAATTCTGCGGGAGGGCAACACCGCTCAACAGTGGTTGCGCCAGGTGGATCAAGGGCGATCGCCCCAGGCCATTTTGCAGCAGGCCATTGTTGCCTTAGCTGAAGAAGAAGTGGAACTAGAGGATAAGCTCTGTCAGCCCTTGGGGGTTTAA
- a CDS encoding transposase gives MRTQTRLYDQVYRYLTHGSEFVDKRHCQVLSWMVTALLSCLNLNQSRWEPYVESRAEQAQSYQRRWHRFLCNGRVQVEKIYVPLVQAVLCTWHSKRVYVALDTTVLWNRYCMVHLSVVCPGRAIPLLWMGLEHSSASVAFEKYQPLLERAVQVLSSFEEVVLLADRGFANQELVRWLQTSPWHWGIRVPSDTTVYGVHKRGFSREVRQLYPPKGQVKLYHQVRIWTDAQLQCNLALASMRGVKDKWAIMTDETPTLETFWDYGLRFRIEQLFLDSKSGVFDWEGSRVRNVEALERLYLVVAISLLFATITGMAVQRADLRRQVDTHWRRGLSYLKIGLRWLTGVVHKGRDFLPFDALLYRDPEPCFASAKAKQKHLEQFSIERVQTFYCSA, from the coding sequence ATGAGAACCCAGACGAGACTGTATGACCAAGTATATCGATATCTCACCCACGGCAGTGAATTTGTGGATAAGCGCCACTGCCAAGTGCTCAGTTGGATGGTGACAGCGTTGCTGTCGTGCCTGAACCTGAACCAAAGTCGTTGGGAACCGTATGTGGAGAGTCGTGCTGAGCAAGCCCAGAGCTACCAAAGACGGTGGCACCGCTTTCTGTGCAATGGTCGTGTGCAAGTGGAAAAGATTTACGTGCCCCTAGTACAAGCAGTGCTGTGTACTTGGCACTCGAAGCGGGTATATGTGGCGTTGGATACGACAGTGTTATGGAACCGTTATTGCATGGTGCATCTGTCAGTGGTGTGCCCGGGTCGAGCGATCCCCTTGCTGTGGATGGGATTAGAGCATTCGAGCGCCTCGGTTGCGTTTGAGAAGTACCAACCCCTCTTAGAGCGAGCCGTACAAGTGTTGTCGTCGTTTGAGGAAGTGGTGCTGTTAGCAGATCGGGGCTTTGCCAATCAGGAACTGGTGCGTTGGCTTCAGACTAGCCCCTGGCATTGGGGGATTCGAGTACCCAGTGACACGACGGTTTATGGGGTTCATAAGCGAGGGTTTAGTCGTGAGGTGCGGCAGTTGTATCCCCCAAAGGGACAGGTGAAGCTCTATCATCAGGTGCGGATTTGGACTGATGCGCAGCTTCAGTGCAATCTCGCGTTAGCTTCGATGAGAGGAGTCAAGGACAAGTGGGCGATTATGACCGATGAAACTCCCACCTTGGAGACCTTTTGGGACTATGGACTGCGCTTTCGTATTGAACAGTTGTTTCTCGACAGCAAGTCTGGAGTCTTTGATTGGGAAGGGTCTAGAGTCCGCAACGTTGAGGCTCTCGAACGCCTCTATCTAGTGGTCGCCATTTCCCTGCTGTTCGCGACTATCACGGGCATGGCGGTGCAACGGGCGGACTTGCGTCGTCAAGTCGATACCCATTGGCGGCGGGGCTTGAGCTACCTCAAAATAGGTCTCCGTTGGTTAACGGGGGTGGTTCACAAAGGCCGTGATTTTCTGCCCTTCGATGCTCTACTCTACCGAGACCCCGAACCTTGTTTTGCTTCTGCTAAGGCCAAGCAAAAACACCTCGAACAATTCTCGATTGAGCGAGTGCAGACCTTTTACTGTTCTGCTTGA
- a CDS encoding site-specific integrase, whose translation MTNVLKNGGIRENAQKIASHKEVRTTALHDRRSDEVFLNKIEHIRP comes from the coding sequence ATGACGAACGTCCTCAAGAACGGTGGCATTCGGGAGAATGCCCAGAAAATTGCTTCCCATAAGGAAGTCAGAACGACAGCGCTCCATGACCGTCGCTCTGATGAGGTCTTCTTAAATAAAATTGAGCACATTCGACCCTAA
- a CDS encoding Uma2 family endonuclease produces MIQAPLQPQQLLLQVPSQLMLQVTQEQFIALVTANRDLRLERTATGELIVNPPTGGETGKRNLSLSGQLSDWYEAHEALGEAFDSSTGFTLPNGANRSPDASWVRKECWDALSVEQRQGFIPLCPDFVVELRSKTDSLKDLRGKMQEYMENGAQLGWLIDPQNRCVEVYREGQEVEVLKSPSKVSGESVLPGFSLNLKRILP; encoded by the coding sequence ATGATCCAAGCTCCTCTCCAACCCCAACAGCTTTTGCTTCAAGTGCCTAGCCAACTGATGCTCCAGGTGACCCAGGAGCAGTTTATCGCCCTAGTGACCGCCAATCGTGATCTGAGACTGGAACGGACCGCCACAGGAGAGTTAATTGTGAATCCACCCACTGGAGGTGAAACAGGTAAGCGTAACCTCAGCCTCAGTGGTCAACTGAGTGATTGGTATGAAGCCCACGAGGCTCTCGGCGAAGCCTTTGACTCCTCAACCGGATTTACCTTACCCAATGGAGCCAACCGTTCTCCAGATGCATCATGGGTGAGAAAAGAGTGTTGGGACGCTTTAAGTGTGGAACAGCGCCAGGGCTTTATCCCCCTCTGCCCCGATTTTGTAGTAGAGCTACGTTCTAAAACAGACAGCCTGAAAGACTTACGAGGGAAGATGCAAGAGTATATGGAGAACGGTGCGCAGTTGGGCTGGTTAATTGATCCACAAAATCGGTGTGTTGAGGTTTATCGCGAGGGTCAAGAGGTTGAAGTCTTGAAAAGCCCCAGTAAAGTTTCAGGAGAGTCTGTCTTACCGGGCTTTAGCTTGAACCTAAAACGAATTCTGCCCTAA
- the nadA gene encoding quinolinate synthase NadA, producing MFITAPPSTIQPPLDLFAAIQDLKRDLNAVILAHYYQEPDIQDIADYIGDSLGLSQQAASTEAEVIVFAGVHFMAETAKILNPQKQVLLPDLAAGCSLADSCPPAEFAAFKAEHPGHIVISYINCSAEIKALSDIICTSSNAVKLVQQIPPQQPIIFAPDRNLGRYVMEQTGRDLVLWQGSCMVHETFSERKLVGLKTLHPEAEILAHPECETAVLRHADFIGSTTALLNYSGRSDRQTFIVATEPGIIHQMQKQMPDRTFIPAPPLNNCPCNECPHMRLNTLEKLYWAMKNRAPEITLPEPTRLAALQPIQRMLAMSH from the coding sequence GTGTTCATTACTGCCCCCCCCTCCACCATCCAGCCGCCCCTCGACCTCTTCGCCGCCATCCAGGATCTGAAACGGGATCTCAACGCCGTGATTCTGGCCCATTATTACCAAGAACCCGATATTCAAGACATTGCCGACTACATTGGGGACTCCCTAGGGTTATCGCAGCAAGCAGCCAGCACCGAAGCAGAGGTGATTGTCTTTGCGGGGGTTCACTTCATGGCGGAAACGGCCAAGATTCTCAATCCCCAGAAACAGGTGCTATTGCCAGATTTAGCGGCGGGTTGTTCCCTGGCCGACAGTTGTCCCCCCGCTGAATTTGCCGCCTTCAAAGCAGAGCATCCGGGACATATTGTCATTTCCTACATCAATTGTTCCGCAGAAATCAAAGCCCTCAGCGATATTATTTGCACCAGTTCCAATGCGGTTAAGTTGGTGCAACAAATCCCCCCCCAGCAACCCATTATCTTTGCCCCCGATCGCAACCTAGGGCGCTATGTTATGGAACAAACTGGTCGAGATCTGGTGCTCTGGCAAGGCAGTTGCATGGTGCATGAGACCTTTTCGGAACGGAAACTCGTGGGTCTCAAAACCCTACACCCAGAAGCCGAAATTCTCGCCCATCCAGAGTGTGAAACCGCTGTTTTACGCCATGCCGACTTCATTGGTTCCACCACAGCCCTGTTGAACTACAGTGGCCGCAGCGATCGCCAAACCTTCATTGTGGCGACGGAACCGGGCATTATTCACCAAATGCAAAAACAGATGCCCGATCGCACCTTTATCCCAGCCCCACCCCTCAATAATTGCCCCTGCAATGAGTGCCCCCACATGCGGTTAAACACCCTGGAAAAACTCTATTGGGCCATGAAAAACCGGGCACCGGAAATTACTCTGCCCGAACCGACGCGCCTCGCCGCCCTGCAACCGATCCAGAGAATGCTGGCCATGAGCCATTAA
- a CDS encoding DUF4327 family protein: MSQSTAVLHYSIDLIRDEARHLIHQGCASRQQPIYILCQYIPAREWAGIECELERNNFLLRDRLGDLVGREDWDND; encoded by the coding sequence ATGAGTCAGTCCACCGCCGTCCTTCACTATTCCATCGACCTGATCCGCGACGAAGCCCGTCATCTGATCCATCAGGGCTGTGCTAGCCGCCAGCAACCTATCTATATTCTGTGTCAGTACATTCCAGCCCGTGAGTGGGCCGGGATTGAGTGTGAGTTGGAGCGTAATAATTTCCTGCTGCGCGATCGCCTAGGGGATCTGGTGGGTCGTGAGGATTGGGATAACGATTAA